The Phoenix dactylifera cultivar Barhee BC4 chromosome 17, palm_55x_up_171113_PBpolish2nd_filt_p, whole genome shotgun sequence genome contains a region encoding:
- the LOC120104291 gene encoding uncharacterized protein LOC120104291, with protein MGIGSLCGSCIDLRLGFWTWGSVQGLSKSIKRSALDKNKGILDLFRIQSLKKEMLQEMIQPQEELAMEELSSPIASQILDFCDDIKDLFPDTLRTSEVSSCSGGGGGIDPSPCYDDNSFIPPSAFSPLPSSMDPSAFSALLDSSQPPPDDFAAVISSYPPPPPLPVPPTNLSGHPDRCDKSALADAIADRYTDYSPNSAVQLLAGPLLPPPPPSVYEEECLPSYMSTVSAYVGLDPPPFMDAGIVGGGGGLYLGGGMSVLEAQQSWYQGGMKLGPQETGMAPMDMVAGGRSIEFYGQYYSSTDLQLQKLLDLIICVLFSVKVLGDSHQHLVGGCGSPKPLVASDVSAWDDSSYKVGRLSVEERKEKIHRYMKKRNERNFSKKIKYACRKTLADNRPRVRGRFAKNDEFGEAGRPSSSTNQEYDDHEEVNSLTLLFPCPLI; from the exons ATGGGCATTGGTTCCTTATGTGGGAGCTGCATAGACTTGCGTTTGGGCTTCTGGACCTGGGGTTCGGTGCAAGGGCTTTCCAAAAGCATAAAAAGGTCAGCTTTAGATAAGAATAAGGGCATTCTTG ATTTGTTTCGAATTCAGAGCTTGAAGAAAGAGATGCTGCAGGAAATGATCCAACCGCAGGAAGAGCTTGCAATG GAGGAACTCTCCAGCCCCATTGCCTCCCAAATCCTCGACTTCTGCGACGACATCAAAGACCTGTTTCCCGACACCCTCAGGACCTCTGAAGTCTCTTCCTGCTCCGGCGGTGGCGGTGGCATCGACCCATCCCCCTGCTACGACGACAACTCATTCATTCCCCCCTCCGccttctcccctcttccttcttccatggATCCTTCCGCCTTCTCTGCCCTGCTCGACTCCTCCCAGCCACCACCTGACGATTTTGCCGCCGTCATCTCCAGCTACCCACCCCCTCCACCGCTCCCTGTGCCGCCGACAAACCTCTCAGGCCACCCTGACCGATGCGACAAGTCCGCGCTCGCAGATGCGATCGCCGACAGGTACACCGACTACTCGCCAAACTCCGCTGTCCAGCTTCTGGCGGGGCCGctgctgccgccgccgccgccatcgGTGTACGAGGAGGAATGCTTGCCGTCATACATGTCAACGGTGTCGGCCTATGTGGGGTTGGACCCGCCACCATTTATGGATGCCGGCATTGTAGGTGGCGGCGGCGGGCTTTACTTGGGAGGAGGTATGAGTGTTTTGGAGGCTCAGCAGAGCTGGTATCAAGGAGGGATGAAGCTGGGGCCGCAGGAGACGGGGATGGCTCCAATGGACATGGTCGCGGGCGGGAGAAGCATAGAGTTCTACGGACAGTACTACAGCTCCACTGATCTCCAG TTGCAGAAGctccttgatttgattatttgtgtCTTGTTCTCTGTCAAGGTGCTCGGAGATAGCCACCAACATCTGGTGGGCGGTTGTGGCAGCCCCAAGCCACTGGTGGCTTCTGACGTATCAGCATGGGACGATTCCAGCTACAAAGTAGGCCGCCTCTCTGTcgaggaaagaaaggaaaagatccacagatacatgaagaaaaggaaCGAGAGAAACTTCAGTAAGAAGATCAAG TACGCATGCCGGAAGACACTGGCAGATAACCGACCTCGGGTCCGAGGAAGATTTGCAAAGAATGATGAGTTTGGAGAGGCAGGAAGACCCAGTAGCTCCACCAATCAGGAATATGATGACCATGAAGAAGTGAATTCCTTGACTCTGCTCTTTCCTTGTCCCTTAATTTAA